The following are encoded in a window of Mycolicibacterium tusciae JS617 genomic DNA:
- a CDS encoding IS1380 family transposase, which translates to MQVSHSFASQSAVFDDDHLVSCAGLVPVMTLAQQTGLTRLLSEKVQIVAPRIKSGAANPSPKLATLIAGMCAGADCIDDIDLVRSGGMTTLFDGVYAPSTVGTLLREFTFGHARQLESVLRDHLVALCGRVDLLPDAAKGSVFIDIDSLLRPVYGRAKQGASYGHTKIAGKQILRKGLSPLATTISTAGSAPVIAGMRLRAGKTASAKGAGRMVAQAIRTARAAGASGQILVRGDSAYGNRAVVRSCLRAGARFSLVMIRNPAVERALAAIDESAWTPVSYPGAVQDPDTGAWISDAEVAEIPYTAFASTPDRITARLIVRRVKDARFPDALFPVWRYHPFFTNTDLPADQADITHRQHAIIETVFADLIDGPLAHIPSGRFGANSAWILCAAIAHNLLRAAGVLAGENHGRARGSTLRRKIVNIPARLARPQRRPILHLPTHWPWSRAWLMLWHNIIGPSPPNAATV; encoded by the coding sequence GTGCAAGTTTCGCACAGCTTCGCTTCGCAGTCAGCGGTGTTCGATGACGATCATCTCGTGTCGTGCGCCGGGCTGGTACCGGTGATGACGTTGGCCCAGCAGACCGGGCTGACTCGGCTTCTCTCGGAGAAGGTCCAGATCGTCGCGCCGCGGATCAAGTCCGGGGCGGCCAACCCGTCTCCGAAACTGGCCACGCTGATCGCGGGCATGTGCGCGGGCGCGGACTGCATCGACGACATCGACCTGGTCCGCAGCGGCGGCATGACGACGCTCTTCGACGGCGTGTACGCACCGTCGACGGTCGGAACGTTGTTGCGAGAGTTCACCTTCGGTCACGCCCGCCAACTCGAATCGGTACTACGTGACCATCTGGTGGCGCTGTGTGGGAGGGTCGACCTGCTCCCTGATGCCGCCAAGGGGTCGGTGTTCATCGACATCGACTCGCTGCTACGTCCGGTCTACGGGCGCGCCAAACAGGGCGCCTCCTACGGACACACCAAGATCGCCGGCAAGCAGATCCTGCGCAAGGGACTCTCACCGCTGGCCACCACCATCAGCACCGCGGGGTCGGCACCGGTGATCGCCGGGATGCGGCTACGCGCGGGCAAGACCGCCTCGGCCAAGGGTGCCGGGCGCATGGTCGCCCAAGCCATCAGAACCGCCCGCGCCGCCGGAGCCAGCGGGCAGATCCTGGTGCGCGGCGACTCGGCCTACGGCAACCGGGCGGTGGTGCGGAGCTGCCTGCGCGCGGGCGCCCGGTTCTCGCTGGTGATGATCCGAAACCCCGCCGTGGAACGCGCGCTGGCCGCCATCGACGAGAGCGCCTGGACCCCGGTGTCTTATCCCGGCGCAGTCCAAGATCCCGATACCGGGGCCTGGATCTCTGATGCCGAAGTCGCCGAAATCCCCTACACCGCTTTTGCATCCACCCCCGATCGAATCACCGCGCGCCTCATCGTGCGTCGAGTCAAAGACGCCCGGTTTCCCGACGCACTGTTTCCGGTCTGGCGATATCACCCGTTCTTCACCAACACCGACCTGCCCGCCGATCAGGCCGACATCACCCACCGCCAACACGCGATCATCGAGACCGTGTTCGCCGACCTGATCGACGGACCGCTGGCACACATCCCGTCGGGCCGCTTCGGGGCGAACTCCGCCTGGATCCTGTGCGCGGCCATCGCCCACAACCTGCTGCGCGCCGCCGGGGTGCTGGCAGGTGAGAACCACGGCCGGGCGCGGGGATCCACACTGCGCCGCAAGATCGTCAACATTCCCGCGCGACTCGCCCGTCCGCAACGCCGGCCCATCCTGCACCTACCCACCCACTGGCCCTGGTCTCGGGCCTGGCTCATGCTGTGGCACAACATCATCGGCCCTAGCCCGCCCAATGCCGCTACTGTCTGA
- a CDS encoding DUF222 domain-containing protein, which yields MFECDRDWDLIEVMGEATRYESMSTAQRLLAVAELYERRQGALGDLDWYVVDDCAAVAAEVSAVQNISHSRAVSQVQMACALAHRLPTVAKVFLRGTIDLRMVSTIIARTDNVEDAVMPELDEAIARHCEKWMKLSRTKPRSTD from the coding sequence GTGTTCGAGTGCGATCGGGATTGGGATCTCATCGAGGTGATGGGTGAGGCCACGCGCTATGAATCGATGTCGACCGCGCAGCGGTTGTTGGCGGTGGCGGAGTTGTATGAGCGGCGTCAGGGTGCGTTGGGGGATCTGGATTGGTATGTGGTCGATGACTGTGCGGCGGTGGCTGCGGAGGTGTCGGCGGTGCAGAACATCAGCCATTCCCGTGCGGTGTCCCAGGTGCAGATGGCGTGCGCGTTGGCCCACCGGTTGCCGACGGTGGCGAAGGTGTTTTTGCGCGGCACCATCGATTTGCGGATGGTCTCGACGATCATCGCGCGTACCGACAATGTCGAGGACGCGGTGATGCCCGAGCTGGATGAGGCCATCGCGCGGCATTGTGAGAAGTGGATGAAGCTGTCGCGCACTAAGCCTCGATCCACCGACTGA
- a CDS encoding DUF4126 domain-containing protein, with amino-acid sequence MELLTGFGLATAAGLNAYIPLLALGLLSRFTDLVTLPHGWTWLENGWVMAIVAVLLVVEIVADKVPALDTINDAIQTFVRPTAGGIVFGSGTAAQTNAVADPGAFAQSGQWIPVAIGVVVALVVSLTKSTVRPAANIATAGMAAPVLSTVEDGVSLGLVFVALLVPVLVLVAVVALVWAGWRLLRRRRRARAVAGET; translated from the coding sequence ATGGAACTGCTGACCGGATTCGGGTTGGCCACCGCGGCGGGGCTCAACGCCTACATCCCGCTGCTGGCCCTCGGACTGCTATCGCGGTTCACCGATCTGGTCACGCTTCCGCACGGCTGGACGTGGCTCGAGAACGGCTGGGTGATGGCGATCGTCGCCGTGCTGCTGGTCGTCGAGATCGTCGCCGACAAGGTCCCCGCCCTCGACACCATCAACGACGCCATCCAAACCTTCGTCCGGCCGACGGCGGGCGGCATCGTGTTCGGGTCGGGCACCGCCGCGCAGACCAATGCCGTCGCCGATCCGGGCGCATTCGCACAATCCGGGCAGTGGATTCCCGTGGCGATCGGCGTCGTTGTCGCCCTGGTGGTGTCGTTGACGAAATCGACCGTGCGTCCTGCCGCCAATATCGCCACCGCAGGTATGGCCGCGCCGGTGCTGAGCACGGTCGAGGATGGAGTCAGCCTCGGATTGGTGTTCGTGGCGCTTCTGGTACCGGTGCTGGTGTTGGTTGCCGTCGTCGCTCTTGTCTGGGCCGGGTGGCGCCTGCTGCGCCGACGACGACGAGCGCGAGCCGTTGCGGGCGAAACCTAG
- the glgC gene encoding glucose-1-phosphate adenylyltransferase yields MRELPHVLGIVLAGGEGKRLYPLTADRAKPAVPFGGAYRLIDFVLSNLVNARYLKICVLTQYKSHSLDRHISQNWRLSGLAGEYITPVPAQQRLGPRWYTGSADAILQSLNLVYDEDPDYVVVFGADHIYRMDPEQMLQFHIESGAGVTVAGIRVPRAEASAFGVIDSDESGRIRAFIEKPVDPPGTPDDPEQTFASMGNYIFSTKVLVDAIKADADEDHSDHDMGGDIIPRLVADGMAAVYDFNDNEVPGSTERDHGYWRDVGTLDAFYDAHMDLVSVHPVFNLYNRRWPILGESANLAPAKFVNGGSAQESVVGAGSIISAASVRNSVLSSNVVIDDGAIVEGSVIMPGARVGRGAVVRHAILDKNVVVGPGEMVGVDLERDRERFAISAGGVVAVGKGVWI; encoded by the coding sequence ATGCGGGAATTGCCACACGTGCTGGGGATCGTCCTGGCTGGCGGCGAGGGTAAGCGGCTCTATCCATTGACCGCCGATCGCGCCAAGCCGGCCGTCCCCTTCGGTGGCGCTTACCGGCTCATCGACTTCGTACTGTCGAATCTGGTCAATGCGCGGTATTTGAAGATCTGCGTTCTGACGCAATACAAATCGCATTCGCTGGACCGACATATCTCGCAGAACTGGAGGCTTTCGGGGCTTGCCGGTGAGTACATCACGCCGGTGCCCGCACAGCAGCGCCTCGGCCCGCGGTGGTACACCGGTTCCGCGGACGCCATCCTGCAGTCGCTGAACCTGGTCTACGACGAGGACCCCGACTACGTCGTTGTGTTCGGTGCTGACCACATTTACCGGATGGATCCGGAGCAGATGCTCCAGTTCCACATCGAGAGCGGCGCGGGTGTCACGGTCGCGGGTATCCGGGTGCCGCGCGCCGAAGCGAGTGCGTTCGGCGTCATCGACTCCGACGAGTCCGGACGCATCCGCGCGTTCATCGAGAAGCCCGTCGACCCGCCCGGCACGCCCGACGATCCCGAGCAGACGTTCGCGTCGATGGGCAACTACATCTTCAGCACCAAGGTGCTCGTCGATGCGATCAAGGCCGACGCCGACGAGGACCACTCCGATCACGATATGGGCGGCGACATCATCCCGCGCCTCGTTGCCGACGGCATGGCCGCGGTGTATGACTTCAACGACAACGAAGTCCCCGGTTCCACCGAGCGCGATCACGGCTACTGGCGCGACGTCGGAACGCTCGACGCGTTCTACGACGCCCACATGGATCTGGTGTCCGTGCACCCGGTGTTCAATCTGTACAACCGGCGCTGGCCGATCCTCGGCGAGTCGGCGAACCTGGCGCCTGCGAAGTTCGTCAACGGCGGCTCGGCCCAGGAATCGGTGGTCGGCGCGGGCAGCATCATTTCGGCTGCGTCCGTGCGCAATTCGGTCCTGTCGTCCAATGTCGTGATCGATGACGGCGCGATTGTCGAGGGCAGCGTGATCATGCCGGGCGCCCGCGTTGGCCGCGGCGCGGTCGTGCGCCACGCGATCCTGGACAAGAACGTCGTCGTCGGGCCCGGCGAGATGGTTGGCGTGGACCTGGAGAGGGACCGCGAACGCTTCGCGATCAGCGCAGGCGGTGTGGTCGCCGTTGGTAAAGGCGTCTGGATCTAG
- the glgA gene encoding glycogen synthase yields MRVAMMTREYPPEVYGGAGVHVTELVAQLRHLCEVDVHCMGAPRDGAFVAQPDPALLGANPALSTLSADLNMVNTSGHATVVHSHTWYAGLAGHLAGLLYGIPHVLTAHSLEPMRPWKAEQLGGGYRVSSWVEKTAVEAADAVIAVSSGMRDDVLRTYPSLDPNRVHVVRNGIDTDVWYPAPPQPDESVLAELGVDMSRPIVAFVGRITRQKGVGHLIAAAHRFAPDIQLVLCAGAPDTPEIAAEVTEAVQELARSRTGVFWVREMLPISKIREILSAATVFVCPSVYEPLGIVNLEAMACSTAVVASDVGGIPEVVADGHTGILVHYDADDRAGYESRLAEAVNAVVAEPQRAQQYGQAGRQRCIEEFSWAHIAEQTLEIYRKVAS; encoded by the coding sequence ATGCGGGTGGCAATGATGACACGGGAGTATCCACCCGAGGTCTACGGCGGCGCGGGGGTACACGTCACCGAGCTCGTCGCACAGCTGCGCCACCTGTGCGAGGTCGACGTGCACTGCATGGGTGCACCTCGCGATGGCGCGTTCGTGGCGCAGCCGGATCCGGCGTTGCTGGGCGCCAACCCCGCGTTGTCGACGCTGTCGGCAGATCTGAACATGGTCAACACTTCGGGACACGCCACCGTGGTGCATTCGCACACCTGGTACGCCGGGCTGGCGGGCCACCTCGCCGGGCTTCTGTATGGGATCCCGCATGTGCTGACCGCGCATTCGCTTGAGCCGATGCGGCCGTGGAAGGCCGAACAGCTCGGCGGCGGGTACCGCGTCTCGTCCTGGGTGGAGAAGACCGCGGTGGAAGCGGCCGATGCGGTGATCGCCGTCAGCTCGGGTATGCGTGACGACGTGTTGAGAACGTATCCGTCGTTGGATCCGAACCGGGTGCATGTGGTGCGCAACGGCATCGACACCGACGTCTGGTATCCGGCCCCGCCGCAGCCCGACGAGTCGGTGCTCGCCGAACTCGGCGTCGATATGAGCCGCCCGATCGTCGCTTTCGTCGGGCGGATCACCCGCCAGAAGGGCGTCGGACATCTGATCGCAGCGGCGCACCGGTTTGCACCCGACATCCAGCTCGTGCTGTGCGCAGGCGCCCCCGATACCCCCGAGATCGCGGCCGAGGTGACGGAGGCCGTTCAGGAGCTGGCGCGCAGCCGCACGGGCGTGTTCTGGGTTCGCGAGATGCTGCCGATCTCCAAGATTCGCGAAATACTTTCAGCCGCAACTGTTTTTGTATGCCCATCGGTGTACGAGCCCCTTGGCATCGTCAACTTGGAGGCGATGGCGTGCTCGACGGCGGTGGTGGCGTCCGACGTCGGCGGTATCCCGGAGGTGGTGGCCGACGGTCACACCGGGATCTTGGTGCACTACGACGCTGACGACCGGGCGGGCTACGAATCGCGATTGGCCGAGGCGGTCAATGCGGTGGTCGCCGAGCCGCAGCGCGCCCAGCAGTACGGGCAGGCCGGGCGGCAGCGCTGTATCGAGGAGTTCTCCTGGGCGCACATCGCCGAGCAGACCCTGGAGATCTATCGGAAGGTTGCTTCCTAG
- a CDS encoding DUF3117 domain-containing protein: MAAMKPRTGDGPLEATKEGRGIVMRVPLEGGGRLVVELTPDEAAALGDELKGVTS, translated from the coding sequence ATGGCGGCGATGAAGCCCCGGACCGGCGACGGTCCCTTGGAAGCAACAAAGGAGGGGCGAGGCATCGTGATGCGGGTACCGCTGGAGGGCGGCGGACGTTTGGTCGTCGAACTGACGCCCGATGAGGCGGCCGCGCTAGGCGACGAACTCAAGGGTGTCACCAGCTAG
- a CDS encoding DNA-3-methyladenine glycosylase I codes for MTADARIRCAWIDESRLSPEDFILYRDYHDTEWGQPLRDSKALFERVTLEAFQSGLSWLIILRKRENFRRAFHRFDVERVARYSERDVTRLMADAGIVRNRAKIEATIANARAVGDLDTDLAELLWSFAPSPRPRPAAMADVPAVTPESTAMAKELKRRGFRFVGPTTAYALMQATGMVDDHTADCWVPATFQ; via the coding sequence GTGACCGCGGACGCACGCATCCGCTGTGCGTGGATCGACGAATCACGCTTGTCGCCAGAGGATTTCATTCTGTATCGGGACTACCACGACACCGAGTGGGGCCAGCCGCTGCGGGACTCCAAGGCGCTTTTCGAGCGAGTCACCCTCGAGGCGTTTCAGAGTGGCCTGTCGTGGCTGATCATCCTGCGCAAGCGAGAGAATTTCCGCCGCGCGTTCCACCGGTTCGATGTCGAGCGCGTCGCGCGCTACAGCGAGCGTGACGTCACGAGGTTGATGGCCGACGCCGGCATCGTGCGCAACCGCGCGAAGATCGAGGCCACCATCGCCAACGCCCGCGCGGTCGGCGATCTGGATACCGACCTCGCCGAGTTGTTGTGGTCGTTCGCGCCGTCGCCACGGCCGCGGCCGGCCGCCATGGCGGACGTCCCGGCGGTCACCCCCGAGTCCACCGCGATGGCCAAAGAACTGAAGCGGCGAGGCTTCCGATTCGTCGGGCCGACGACCGCTTACGCCTTGATGCAGGCGACCGGAATGGTCGATGACCACACCGCAGACTGCTGGGTGCCAGCGACATTCCAGTGA
- a CDS encoding DivIVA domain-containing protein — MTLVLLYLVVLILIAIVLFALGSVFFGRGESLPPLPRDTTATVLPASGVTGADVDAIKFSQALRGYKISEVDWVLDRLGQELDLVRGQLAAVRAAHGIDDDDADEHRIEGGAHALPSSEPEAEE, encoded by the coding sequence GTGACCCTGGTTCTGCTCTATCTGGTCGTACTGATTCTGATCGCCATCGTGCTGTTCGCACTGGGCAGTGTCTTCTTCGGGCGCGGCGAGTCGTTGCCGCCATTGCCGCGCGATACGACCGCCACCGTGCTGCCTGCCTCAGGGGTCACCGGCGCCGACGTCGACGCCATCAAGTTCAGCCAGGCACTGCGCGGCTACAAGATCAGCGAAGTGGACTGGGTGCTCGACCGACTGGGCCAAGAACTCGATCTGGTGCGCGGGCAACTGGCCGCGGTGCGTGCGGCCCACGGGATCGACGACGACGATGCCGACGAGCACCGCATCGAGGGTGGTGCGCACGCGTTGCCCTCGTCGGAGCCAGAGGCCGAAGAGTGA
- a CDS encoding glucosyl-3-phosphoglycerate synthase, translated as MTVLIDQPTELAAATIAEHPWLADNSWSRPMWTIAELEAAKGSRTISVVLPALNEEETVASVVETITPLLGGLVDELIVLDSGSTDDTEIRALAAGARVISREVALPEVAPQPGKGEVLWRSLAVATGDIIVFVDSDLIDPDPMFVPKLVGPLLTAEGVHLVKGFYRRPLKVSGSEDANGGGRVTELVARPLLAALRPELTCLLQPLGGEYAGTRELLTSVPFAPGYGVEIGLLVDTYDRLGLDAIAQVNLGVREHRNRPLTELAAMSRQVIATLFSRCGVPDSGVGLTQFFADGDDFTPRTSEVSSVDRPPMNSLRPLS; from the coding sequence ATGACTGTTCTGATAGATCAGCCAACGGAGCTGGCCGCCGCGACAATCGCGGAACACCCTTGGCTGGCCGACAACAGCTGGAGCCGGCCGATGTGGACAATCGCTGAACTCGAGGCCGCCAAGGGATCCCGCACCATCTCGGTGGTGCTGCCCGCGCTCAACGAGGAAGAGACCGTCGCGAGCGTCGTGGAGACCATCACGCCGCTGCTCGGTGGCCTGGTGGACGAGCTGATCGTGCTGGACTCCGGCTCGACCGACGACACCGAGATCCGCGCGCTTGCCGCGGGGGCGAGGGTGATCAGCCGCGAGGTCGCGCTGCCCGAAGTGGCACCGCAGCCGGGCAAGGGCGAGGTTTTGTGGCGGTCACTGGCAGTCGCGACCGGCGACATCATCGTCTTCGTCGACTCCGACCTCATCGATCCCGACCCCATGTTCGTGCCCAAACTGGTGGGTCCGCTGCTCACCGCCGAGGGCGTGCACCTGGTCAAGGGCTTCTACCGACGGCCGCTGAAGGTCAGTGGCAGCGAGGACGCCAACGGCGGGGGCCGCGTCACCGAACTGGTGGCCAGGCCGCTGCTTGCCGCGCTGCGTCCCGAATTGACCTGCCTGCTGCAGCCGCTGGGCGGCGAATACGCAGGCACTCGCGAACTGCTGACATCAGTGCCGTTCGCGCCCGGGTACGGAGTCGAGATCGGTCTGCTCGTCGACACCTACGACCGCCTCGGTCTGGACGCGATCGCGCAGGTCAACCTTGGTGTGCGGGAGCACCGCAACCGGCCGCTGACCGAACTCGCCGCAATGAGTCGCCAGGTCATCGCAACTCTGTTCTCTCGGTGCGGCGTGCCGGACTCCGGCGTCGGCCTGACACAGTTCTTCGCCGACGGTGACGACTTCACGCCGCGCACGTCGGAGGTGTCGTCGGTCGACCGGCCGCCGATGAACAGCCTGCGGCCTCTCTCCTAG
- the folP gene encoding dihydropteroate synthase, producing the protein MQSTFLSRPVAGDRALIMAIVNRTPDSFYDRGATFTDEAAKAAAHRVIEDGADIVDVGGVKAGPGTSVDVDEEITRVVPFIEWLRDTYPDQLISVDTWRAVVAKQACAAGADLINDTWGGHDPALPEVAAEFGAGLVCSHTGGAVPRTRPFRVNYGISERGVVDDVVTEVTQAAERAVASGVARDAILIDPTHDFGKNTYHGLSLLRHVKDLVKTGWPVLMALSNKDFVGETLGVDLTERLEGTLAATALAAADGAAMFRVHEVGPTRRVLEMVASIQGTRPPARTVRGLA; encoded by the coding sequence GTGCAGTCGACGTTTCTTTCTCGCCCGGTGGCCGGCGACCGCGCGCTGATCATGGCGATCGTCAACCGCACGCCGGATTCGTTCTACGACCGCGGTGCCACCTTCACCGATGAGGCCGCCAAGGCGGCCGCCCATCGCGTGATCGAAGACGGTGCCGACATCGTCGACGTGGGCGGCGTCAAGGCGGGGCCTGGCACTTCGGTCGACGTCGACGAGGAGATCACCCGGGTCGTGCCGTTCATCGAATGGCTCCGCGACACCTATCCTGACCAACTCATCAGCGTCGACACCTGGCGCGCAGTGGTGGCCAAACAGGCCTGCGCGGCCGGCGCGGACCTGATCAACGACACCTGGGGGGGTCATGACCCGGCGCTGCCGGAGGTCGCCGCCGAGTTCGGCGCCGGGCTGGTCTGCTCGCATACCGGCGGCGCTGTGCCGCGCACCCGTCCGTTCCGGGTCAACTACGGCATCTCAGAACGCGGCGTCGTCGATGATGTGGTCACCGAGGTGACCCAGGCCGCTGAGCGCGCCGTCGCGTCCGGGGTGGCGAGAGACGCGATCTTGATCGATCCGACCCATGATTTCGGCAAAAACACTTATCACGGCCTTAGTTTGTTGCGCCACGTAAAAGACCTTGTAAAAACTGGATGGCCGGTCCTGATGGCGCTGAGTAACAAGGATTTCGTCGGGGAAACTTTGGGTGTGGACCTGACCGAACGCTTGGAAGGCACCTTGGCGGCGACCGCGCTGGCCGCTGCCGATGGTGCCGCCATGTTCCGAGTGCACGAGGTGGGACCCACTCGACGCGTACTGGAGATGGTCGCGTCGATCCAGGGAACGCGTCCACCGGCGCGCACAGTGAGGGGACTGGCATGA
- a CDS encoding dihydrofolate reductase family protein translates to MRRVALFHMWSLDGVAEEPGNWVFDVDQAVFDNIAEVIGSQDDVLLGRGTYDYWSGHWPNEGEEPFRGFINAVTKHVFTSRPLDAQWSNSVVVGSPAETYVRDLKEQDGPNTGDIGIHASVGLAKSLHNAGLIDDYRLLIAPTFAGRGYRMFDGQQELRRLELVDSQATESGALLLHYRNR, encoded by the coding sequence ATGCGACGGGTCGCCCTATTTCACATGTGGTCGCTCGATGGTGTCGCCGAGGAACCCGGCAACTGGGTTTTCGACGTCGATCAGGCGGTGTTCGACAACATCGCCGAGGTGATCGGCAGCCAGGACGACGTATTGCTCGGCCGCGGGACATACGACTATTGGTCGGGCCATTGGCCCAACGAGGGTGAGGAGCCGTTTCGCGGGTTCATCAATGCCGTCACGAAGCACGTGTTCACCTCGAGACCGCTCGATGCGCAGTGGTCCAATTCCGTCGTCGTCGGAAGCCCTGCCGAAACCTATGTCCGCGACCTCAAGGAACAGGACGGCCCAAACACCGGCGACATCGGCATCCACGCGAGCGTCGGGCTGGCGAAGTCGCTACACAACGCCGGTCTGATCGACGATTACCGGCTGCTGATCGCGCCCACCTTCGCCGGGCGCGGATATCGGATGTTCGACGGTCAGCAGGAACTGCGCCGCCTGGAGCTGGTCGACTCGCAGGCCACCGAAAGCGGGGCGCTACTGCTGCACTACCGAAACCGCTAG
- the fadD6 gene encoding long-chain-acyl-CoA synthetase FadD6, protein MTDQKSGVRRSVGVLDIATRVPRLVMDAPVMLRGAMTGFMARPTAKTSIGKVFQDRAARYGDRVFLRFEDQELTYRQANETANRYAAVLAARGVGHGDVVGVMLRNSPQTVLLMLAVVKCGAIAGMLNYHQRGDVLAHSIGLLDAKAVVAETDLIESITDSGADTTGLMTIEELDRLAATAPTHDPATTAAVLAKDKAFYIFTSGTTGMPKASVMTHYRWLRALAGFGGLGLRLRSDDTLYCCLPLYHNNALTVALGSTVNAGAALALGKSFSASKFWDEVIRYQATAFIYIGEICAYLLNQPPKDTDRKHKVRVIIGNGLRPAIWDDFTKRFGIPRVCEFYGASEGNTAFVNVLNIDKSTGICPTPVAFVEYDAETGEPVRDDNGRVRKVKTGEPGLLLSKVSNFQPFDGYTDTKATEKKLVRDAFKEGDTWFNTGDLMRSQGFGHATFIDRLGDTFRWKGENVATTEVEAAVSRDSQVEEATVFGVEVEGAGGRAGMVAIQLKDGEEFDGKALAKAAYERLPGYAVPLFVRVVSELAHTSTFKSQKVDLRKQGYGGASGEGDEEAEKIEDPIYVLSGRDEGYVEFYDEYPEEVAAGKKPKN, encoded by the coding sequence ATGACCGACCAGAAATCCGGCGTCCGGCGCAGCGTCGGAGTGCTCGACATCGCCACCCGTGTACCGCGCCTGGTGATGGACGCGCCGGTGATGCTGCGCGGCGCGATGACGGGTTTCATGGCGCGTCCCACGGCCAAGACGTCGATCGGCAAGGTCTTTCAGGACCGCGCGGCGCGCTACGGCGATCGGGTGTTCCTCAGGTTCGAGGACCAAGAGCTCACCTACCGCCAGGCCAACGAGACCGCCAACCGCTACGCGGCGGTATTGGCCGCGCGCGGGGTCGGACACGGCGATGTCGTCGGTGTCATGCTGCGCAACTCGCCGCAGACGGTGTTGCTGATGTTGGCCGTCGTCAAGTGTGGCGCGATCGCGGGAATGCTCAACTACCACCAGCGCGGCGATGTGCTCGCCCACAGCATCGGACTGCTCGACGCGAAGGCGGTCGTCGCCGAAACCGACCTGATCGAGTCGATCACCGACAGTGGTGCCGACACCACCGGGCTGATGACGATCGAGGAGTTGGACCGGCTCGCCGCCACTGCCCCCACCCACGACCCCGCCACGACGGCCGCGGTGCTGGCCAAGGACAAGGCGTTCTACATCTTCACCTCGGGCACCACGGGGATGCCGAAGGCCAGCGTCATGACCCACTATCGGTGGTTGCGCGCGCTGGCCGGCTTCGGCGGCCTTGGTCTACGCCTGCGCAGCGACGACACGTTGTACTGCTGCCTGCCGCTGTATCACAACAACGCCCTGACGGTGGCGCTCGGATCGACGGTGAACGCCGGTGCAGCACTGGCGCTCGGTAAGTCGTTCTCCGCGTCGAAGTTCTGGGACGAGGTGATCCGCTACCAGGCGACGGCGTTCATCTACATCGGCGAGATCTGCGCTTACCTGCTCAACCAGCCGCCCAAGGACACCGACCGCAAGCACAAGGTGCGGGTGATCATCGGCAACGGGCTGCGGCCCGCCATCTGGGACGACTTCACCAAGCGGTTCGGCATCCCTCGGGTGTGCGAGTTCTACGGTGCCAGCGAGGGCAACACCGCATTCGTCAACGTGCTCAACATCGACAAGTCGACCGGGATCTGTCCGACGCCGGTGGCGTTCGTGGAGTACGACGCGGAGACCGGAGAGCCGGTGCGCGACGACAACGGACGCGTGCGCAAGGTCAAGACCGGCGAACCGGGTCTGCTGCTGTCGAAGGTGAGCAACTTCCAACCGTTCGACGGCTACACCGACACGAAGGCAACTGAGAAGAAGCTTGTCCGCGACGCGTTCAAGGAAGGCGACACCTGGTTCAACACCGGCGACCTGATGCGCTCGCAGGGCTTCGGGCACGCCACGTTCATCGACCGGCTCGGCGACACCTTCCGGTGGAAGGGCGAGAACGTGGCGACCACGGAGGTCGAGGCCGCGGTGTCGAGAGACTCGCAGGTCGAAGAGGCCACCGTGTTCGGCGTCGAAGTCGAAGGTGCGGGCGGTCGCGCGGGCATGGTGGCGATCCAGCTCAAGGATGGTGAGGAGTTCGACGGCAAGGCCCTGGCGAAAGCGGCGTACGAGCGCCTGCCCGGCTATGCCGTGCCGTTGTTCGTCCGGGTGGTGTCCGAACTCGCTCACACGTCGACGTTCAAGAGTCAGAAGGTGGACCTGCGCAAGCAGGGCTACGGCGGCGCCTCGGGCGAAGGCGACGAGGAGGCCGAGAAGATCGAGGACCCGATCTACGTCCTCTCCGGTCGCGATGAGGGCTACGTCGAGTTCTACGACGAGTACCCCGAAGAGGTCGCCGCGGGCAAGAAGCCCAAAAACTAG